A single Gammaproteobacteria bacterium DNA region contains:
- the flhF gene encoding flagellar biosynthesis protein FlhF, translated as VAATDYDEKLFNKIPGPADKNKQQAQPAGRVPADKTGQIRQAYFGDNVPEQEPAMAPTAGGGSRVEWSQDPLLVEMREELKSLRGYMENQLNAMAWGETRRRSPSQAHVLKRALSLGLSDVTARELAAVAEGVRDNDAAWRAAVSHLSAKLPTAGEDALDEGGVIALVGPTGVGKTTTVAKLAARYALRRGVRHIALVTTDNYRVGAHEQLRTYGRLLDIPVRVVASGRELRSALDEMADKDVVLVDTAGMSQRDIRLSEQLSVLRGAGRKLKTLLVLAASTSPQSLEEAAKAFQRVRLDGCVLTKLDEAGQLGGALDTVVREQLPVVYVSDGQRVPEDLHRARAENLVSRALVLLEQGGVPIDDDSIPFLVGRAASSAH; from the coding sequence CGTCGCGGCGACAGACTATGACGAAAAGCTGTTTAACAAAATCCCCGGACCCGCCGACAAGAACAAACAACAAGCCCAGCCTGCCGGTCGGGTACCGGCCGACAAAACCGGACAGATAAGGCAGGCGTATTTCGGTGACAATGTCCCTGAGCAGGAGCCGGCAATGGCGCCGACAGCGGGAGGGGGCAGCCGGGTGGAATGGAGTCAAGACCCCTTGCTAGTGGAAATGCGTGAGGAACTCAAAAGCCTGCGTGGGTACATGGAGAACCAGCTCAATGCCATGGCCTGGGGCGAAACCCGCCGCCGCTCACCCTCTCAGGCCCACGTCTTGAAGCGGGCCTTGAGCCTCGGCCTGAGTGATGTCACCGCCCGCGAACTGGCGGCAGTGGCCGAGGGCGTGCGCGATAACGACGCCGCCTGGCGCGCCGCCGTGTCTCATCTTTCCGCCAAGTTGCCCACTGCCGGGGAAGATGCCCTGGATGAGGGGGGGGTGATCGCCCTGGTGGGCCCCACCGGGGTGGGTAAAACCACGACGGTGGCCAAGCTTGCGGCGCGCTACGCCCTCCGGCGCGGGGTCCGCCACATCGCATTGGTCACCACTGACAACTACCGCGTCGGTGCCCACGAACAGTTGCGCACCTACGGCCGTCTGCTGGACATCCCCGTGCGGGTTGTGGCCAGCGGCCGGGAATTGCGCAGTGCCCTGGACGAGATGGCCGACAAGGACGTGGTGCTGGTGGACACCGCCGGCATGAGTCAGCGGGATATCCGTTTGTCGGAACAGCTTTCCGTGTTGCGCGGCGCGGGCAGGAAACTCAAGACCCTGCTGGTTCTGGCGGCCAGCACATCCCCGCAAAGCCTGGAAGAGGCGGCCAAAGCATTTCAGCGTGTCAGGCTGGACGGCTGCGTGCTCACCAAGCTGGACGAAGCCGGCCAGTTGGGCGGTGCGCTGGACACCGTGGTGCGGGAGCAGCTGCCCGTTGTCTACGTCAGCGACGGCCAGCGTGTGCCCGAGGATCTCCATCGTGCCCGGGCGGAGAACCTGGTCAGCCGGGCCCTGGTGCTGCTGGAACAGGGCGGCGTGCCCATTGACGACGACAGCATACCTTTTCTTGTGGGGAGGGCGGCGAGCAGTGCACATTGA
- a CDS encoding MinD/ParA family protein: MVQPHPVRVIAVTSGKGGVGKTNVSVNLSVAMALAGQRVVLMDADLGLANVDVMLGLHPSHTLADVLDGHRTLEEIILTGPAGVRVVPATSGIQSMAELSAMEHAGLIRAFSELGHTLDVMVIDTAAGISPSVVTFSRAAQEVIVVVCDEPTSITDAYATIKLLNKDHGVYRFRVLANMVDSLQEGRELFAKLQIVTDRFLDAQLEFMGAVPYDEYLRKAVQRQRAVVEAFPRSKSATAFKNLAAKADKWPVPRAAGGHVEFFVERLIQSSQEMEASL; the protein is encoded by the coding sequence ATGGTGCAGCCGCACCCGGTTCGGGTGATTGCGGTGACCAGCGGCAAGGGCGGTGTGGGAAAAACCAACGTCTCGGTGAACCTGTCCGTCGCCATGGCGCTGGCGGGTCAGCGGGTGGTGTTGATGGACGCAGACCTGGGACTGGCCAATGTGGACGTGATGCTGGGTTTGCATCCCAGCCACACCCTGGCCGATGTGCTCGACGGTCATCGCACTTTGGAAGAAATCATTCTCACCGGGCCTGCCGGCGTGCGCGTGGTGCCCGCCACCTCGGGCATTCAGTCCATGGCGGAACTCAGCGCCATGGAACACGCCGGCCTGATTCGGGCCTTCAGTGAACTGGGCCATACCCTCGATGTGATGGTAATCGATACCGCGGCGGGCATCTCTCCCAGCGTGGTGACGTTCAGCCGCGCGGCCCAGGAGGTGATTGTGGTCGTGTGCGACGAGCCCACCTCCATCACCGACGCCTACGCCACCATCAAGCTGCTCAACAAAGACCACGGTGTTTACCGCTTTCGGGTGCTGGCCAATATGGTGGACAGCCTGCAAGAGGGCCGCGAACTTTTTGCCAAACTGCAGATCGTGACCGACCGCTTTCTCGATGCCCAACTGGAATTCATGGGAGCCGTTCCCTACGATGAATATCTGCGCAAGGCTGTGCAGCGGCAACGCGCCGTGGTGGAAGCTTTTCCCCGCAGCAAATCTGCGACCGCGTTCAAGAATCTGGCGGCAAAGGCCGATAAATGGCCCGTGCCGCGCGCCGCGGGTGGTCATGTGGAGTTCTTTGTAGAGCGGTTGATTCAAAGCAGTCAGGAAATGGAGGCGTCACTATGA